The following proteins come from a genomic window of Ilumatobacter coccineus YM16-304:
- a CDS encoding SMP-30/gluconolactonase/LRE family protein: protein MSDSQADWTLVIDGIDFGEGPRWRDGRLWFSDFYQQTISSVEIHPDGSGTRHVELEYDGRPSGLGWLPDGRLLFVSMLDRKVMRREADGTIVEHADLSHVAGGHTNDMVVADDGTAYVGNFGFDFEAGDSVETTTLAIVRPDGSVTADTRELLFPNGAVITDSGNTLIVGETFGGQYTAFTIADDGSLTEPRVWAEVEGTAPDGCTLDADHHIWFSDAAGRQVVRIGGSMTMSDPGTVRLGTPNNTYACMLGGDDGTTLFVLTCDDADPSVAAGTATGAIYSTRVDRPRAGRP, encoded by the coding sequence ATGAGCGACTCGCAGGCCGACTGGACACTCGTCATCGACGGAATCGACTTCGGCGAAGGCCCCCGCTGGCGAGACGGTCGGCTGTGGTTCAGCGACTTCTACCAGCAGACGATCTCGTCGGTCGAGATCCACCCCGACGGCTCGGGCACGCGCCACGTCGAACTCGAGTACGACGGTCGCCCGTCGGGTCTCGGTTGGCTGCCCGACGGTCGACTGCTGTTCGTGTCGATGCTCGATCGCAAGGTGATGCGCCGTGAGGCCGACGGGACGATCGTCGAACACGCCGATCTGTCCCACGTCGCGGGCGGACACACCAACGACATGGTCGTCGCCGACGACGGCACGGCATACGTGGGCAACTTCGGCTTCGACTTCGAAGCCGGCGACTCCGTCGAGACCACCACCCTCGCCATCGTCCGCCCCGACGGTTCGGTCACCGCCGACACACGCGAGTTGCTGTTCCCCAATGGCGCGGTCATCACCGACAGCGGCAACACGCTGATCGTCGGCGAGACGTTCGGCGGGCAGTACACCGCGTTCACGATCGCCGACGACGGCTCGCTCACCGAACCGCGCGTCTGGGCCGAGGTGGAAGGCACCGCACCCGACGGGTGCACGCTCGACGCCGACCATCACATCTGGTTCTCCGACGCCGCTGGACGGCAAGTCGTGCGGATCGGTGGATCGATGACGATGAGCGATCCGGGCACCGTGCGTCTCGGCACCCCGAACAACACGTACGCCTGCATGCTCGGCGGCGACGACGGCACGACGCTCTTCGTGCTCACGTGCGACGACGCCGACCCCAGCGTCGCCGCAGGCACGGCGACGGGCGCGATCTACTCCACCAGAGTCGACCGTCCCCGGGCCGGACGACCGTGA
- a CDS encoding HpcH/HpaI aldolase family protein — translation MNDTPSLRQLWDSGATTRGGWLSIPSTVTAEAVARAGFDYVCIDTQHGAIEYSDCVDLIQAVLLGGSRPIVRVPWNEQGIIGKMLDAGAQGAIVPMVNSVKEAEAVVRSCRYAPDGARSYGPGLVAPRTDGDYVDWARKNIAVIPMIETVHALESIDEILAVPGIDAVYVGPADLSLTLGLPAGNNDDDESFAAALTTIVDACERAGVVAGIHANGALTARRVAAGFRMVTVAADAVVLRAGLARELATSLESDTADGDGSLY, via the coding sequence ATGAACGACACGCCATCGCTCCGCCAGCTCTGGGATTCGGGTGCGACCACCCGTGGCGGGTGGCTGTCGATTCCGTCCACGGTCACCGCGGAGGCCGTGGCCCGAGCCGGATTCGACTACGTGTGCATCGACACGCAGCACGGAGCGATCGAGTACTCCGACTGTGTCGACCTGATCCAAGCGGTGCTCCTTGGCGGGAGCCGGCCGATCGTTCGGGTGCCCTGGAACGAGCAGGGGATCATCGGCAAGATGCTCGACGCCGGAGCGCAGGGCGCGATCGTGCCGATGGTGAACTCGGTGAAGGAGGCCGAAGCGGTGGTTCGCTCGTGCCGCTACGCCCCCGACGGAGCTCGCAGCTACGGGCCGGGCCTCGTCGCGCCGCGCACCGACGGCGACTACGTGGACTGGGCACGCAAGAACATCGCCGTGATTCCGATGATCGAGACCGTGCACGCGCTCGAGTCGATCGACGAGATCCTGGCCGTGCCGGGCATCGACGCCGTGTACGTCGGCCCCGCCGACCTGTCGCTGACGCTCGGACTACCAGCGGGCAACAACGACGACGACGAGTCGTTCGCCGCCGCCCTGACGACCATCGTCGACGCGTGTGAGCGAGCTGGGGTCGTTGCCGGAATCCACGCCAACGGCGCGCTCACCGCTCGGCGAGTCGCGGCGGGATTCCGCATGGTGACCGTGGCCGCCGACGCCGTCGTGCTGCGGGCAGGCCTCGCTCGCGAACTCGCCACGTCGCTCGAGAGCGACACCGCGGACGGCGACGGCTCGCTCTACTGA
- a CDS encoding succinylglutamate desuccinylase/aspartoacylase family protein, producing MTDDVSTSPRPDDRPALRPRRLLRRPAFSIGDLDVKAGSSAIGELPISRLVTGTRISVPINVLHGRDDGPVVWLSAAVHGDEIGGVEIIRRALETVDPKQLSGTIVAVPIVNVHGFLNGDRYLPDRRDLNRSFPGSATGSLAARVANLFMTEIVDRCDVGIDLHTGSDHRINLPQIRADLDDPATRDLAVAFGAPLMMHAKLRDGSMRAAATASGSTVLLYEGGEAWRYDRAAIEAGTLGVRRVLARLGLLDGDAVVPSPEPPLESRSSSWVRARRSGMALIEVELGQLVERGETVATIRDSVGRRLSTSNAPRAGMVIGHVQQPLVNQGDAIIHIADIESAPNSPSDSTSGIEAS from the coding sequence ATGACCGACGACGTCAGCACCTCACCGCGCCCCGACGATCGGCCGGCGCTTCGACCTCGACGGTTGCTTCGCCGGCCCGCGTTCTCGATCGGCGACCTCGACGTCAAAGCCGGCTCGTCGGCGATCGGCGAGCTGCCGATCTCGCGGCTGGTCACCGGCACGCGGATCTCGGTGCCGATCAACGTGCTCCACGGACGTGACGACGGCCCCGTCGTCTGGTTGAGCGCGGCGGTGCACGGCGACGAGATCGGCGGCGTCGAGATCATTCGGCGTGCGCTCGAGACCGTCGATCCCAAGCAGCTCTCGGGCACCATCGTCGCCGTTCCGATCGTCAACGTGCACGGCTTCCTGAACGGCGATCGCTACCTGCCCGACCGGCGCGACCTCAACCGTTCGTTCCCCGGGTCGGCCACGGGTTCGCTCGCCGCCCGCGTGGCGAACCTGTTCATGACCGAGATCGTCGACCGGTGCGACGTCGGCATCGACCTGCACACCGGATCCGACCACCGGATCAATCTGCCGCAGATCCGGGCCGACCTCGACGACCCGGCCACCCGCGATCTCGCCGTCGCCTTCGGCGCGCCGCTGATGATGCACGCCAAACTGCGCGACGGCTCCATGCGCGCCGCGGCGACCGCCAGCGGATCGACCGTGCTGCTCTACGAAGGCGGCGAAGCGTGGCGCTACGACCGCGCGGCCATCGAAGCCGGGACGCTCGGGGTCCGCCGTGTGCTGGCCCGCCTCGGGCTGCTCGACGGCGACGCCGTCGTGCCGTCGCCCGAACCGCCCCTCGAGAGCCGATCGAGCAGTTGGGTTCGAGCCCGACGCAGCGGGATGGCGCTCATCGAGGTCGAACTCGGCCAACTGGTCGAGCGAGGCGAAACGGTCGCCACGATCCGCGACTCGGTCGGCCGTCGCCTCAGCACGTCCAACGCACCGCGAGCCGGCATGGTGATCGGCCACGTGCAGCAGCCCCTCGTCAACCAGGGCGACGCCATCATCCACATCGCAGACATCGAGTCCGCGCCGAACTCCCCATCGGACTCGACGTCCGGAATCGAGGCATCATGA
- a CDS encoding phosphate/phosphite/phosphonate ABC transporter substrate-binding protein, whose translation MTDHGGGGLIAGLPMYDWPEVSSDIDALWTRIAREVTVRGLDAPIGLTRTDHLETLWRDPRMIVGQVCSLNPVRDGLGETEVLGTLVYDPPLDLPQPEPGSYYSVVVCRRDDSRRTHVGHGSATDDVLAFAGATFAANGTDSQSGYWSLGNFVREIADAPVFGPVLFTGAHRASIQAVASGAADLAAIDVHSWRLALEHESHATDQLAVIGTTEPTPGVVCVVAWELAQHRALLDDALATAVDSLLGTPVAERLHISGYRARELEEFDVVADRVEAAARRSWHR comes from the coding sequence GTGACCGATCATGGCGGCGGCGGGCTGATCGCCGGACTCCCCATGTACGACTGGCCGGAGGTGTCGAGCGACATCGATGCACTCTGGACGCGGATCGCACGCGAGGTGACGGTTCGCGGCCTCGATGCCCCGATCGGGCTGACGCGCACCGACCACCTGGAGACCCTCTGGCGCGACCCGCGCATGATCGTCGGTCAGGTCTGCTCGCTCAATCCGGTTCGCGACGGCCTCGGCGAGACCGAGGTGCTCGGGACACTCGTCTACGACCCACCGCTCGACCTGCCGCAACCCGAACCCGGCAGCTACTACTCGGTCGTCGTGTGTCGCCGTGACGATTCGCGACGCACCCACGTCGGGCACGGATCGGCGACCGACGACGTGCTGGCCTTCGCCGGGGCGACGTTCGCCGCCAACGGCACCGATTCGCAGTCGGGCTACTGGAGTCTGGGGAACTTCGTTCGCGAGATCGCCGATGCTCCCGTGTTCGGGCCGGTGCTGTTCACCGGCGCTCATCGCGCCTCCATCCAGGCGGTGGCCTCGGGAGCTGCCGACCTCGCTGCGATCGACGTGCACTCGTGGCGCCTCGCGCTCGAACACGAGTCGCACGCCACCGACCAGCTCGCCGTGATCGGCACGACGGAACCGACGCCGGGTGTGGTCTGCGTGGTCGCTTGGGAGCTGGCTCAGCATCGAGCACTGCTCGACGACGCGCTCGCCACGGCCGTGGATTCGCTGCTCGGCACCCCGGTCGCCGAGCGCCTGCACATCTCCGGCTACCGCGCGCGTGAGCTCGAGGAGTTCGACGTGGTCGCCGACCGAGTCGAGGCTGCCGCACGCCGGTCGTGGCACCGCTGA
- a CDS encoding haloalkane dehalogenase → MTIAPLPKKHASLTVDGATKSMAYFDTGTLDGSDRTILFLHGNPTSSYLWRNIIPHVWNLGRVVAPDLIGQGDSDKLDDVGPDSYTFVEHRRWLDALLDELDLGDQVVLVVHDWGSALGFDWAHRHGDRVAGIAYMEAIVQPIPSWDEWPPNARGIFQGFRSEAGEELCLEKNLFVEGVLPNAIISGLTAEEHAVYRAPFAAAGEDRRPTLTWPRQIPIAGEPADVVEIVQGYADWMDSNDIPKLFVDADPGSILVGRQREFCRGWPNQTEVRVSGLHFIQEDCPDEIGQAIATWLTP, encoded by the coding sequence ATGACGATCGCGCCACTCCCGAAGAAGCACGCCTCACTCACCGTCGACGGTGCAACGAAGTCGATGGCGTACTTCGACACCGGCACGCTCGACGGGTCCGACCGGACGATCCTGTTCCTACACGGCAACCCGACCTCGTCGTATCTGTGGCGCAACATCATCCCCCACGTCTGGAACCTGGGTCGCGTCGTCGCGCCCGACCTGATCGGTCAAGGTGACTCCGACAAACTCGACGACGTCGGACCCGACAGCTACACCTTCGTCGAGCACCGACGCTGGCTCGACGCGCTGCTCGACGAACTCGACCTCGGTGACCAAGTGGTGCTGGTGGTGCACGATTGGGGTTCGGCACTCGGTTTCGACTGGGCGCATCGACATGGCGACCGTGTCGCCGGCATCGCCTACATGGAGGCGATCGTCCAGCCGATCCCGTCGTGGGACGAGTGGCCGCCCAACGCTCGCGGCATCTTCCAGGGCTTCCGTTCGGAGGCTGGCGAAGAACTCTGCCTCGAGAAGAACCTGTTCGTCGAAGGCGTGCTGCCGAACGCGATCATCAGCGGACTCACCGCCGAGGAGCACGCGGTGTATCGGGCTCCGTTCGCGGCGGCTGGCGAGGATCGGCGGCCGACGCTCACCTGGCCGCGACAGATCCCGATCGCCGGTGAGCCCGCCGACGTGGTCGAGATCGTCCAGGGCTATGCCGACTGGATGGACAGCAACGACATTCCGAAGCTGTTCGTCGACGCCGATCCCGGCTCGATTCTGGTGGGCCGCCAACGCGAGTTCTGCCGCGGCTGGCCGAACCAGACCGAGGTGCGGGTCTCGGGCCTCCACTTCATCCAAGAGGACTGCCCCGACGAGATCGGACAAGCCATCGCCACCTGGCTCACCCCCTGA
- a CDS encoding ATP-dependent zinc protease family protein — translation MAVTDAENPTPRLAGWREWVSFPVWGFGPIKAKLDTGARTSAIHAVDLESFDRDGEQWMRFTVHPWQKNDGDEMRVEARVIDEREVTSSSGTTSLRPVVETTIDLDGRSHVVELTLTRRDDMGFRMLLGREALRGRYVVDPGRSYLTGRADRATRRKNRERA, via the coding sequence GTGGCGGTGACAGACGCCGAGAACCCGACCCCCAGGCTTGCCGGTTGGCGCGAATGGGTGTCGTTTCCGGTGTGGGGTTTCGGTCCGATCAAGGCCAAGCTCGACACCGGCGCACGCACCTCTGCCATCCACGCCGTCGACCTCGAATCGTTCGATCGCGACGGAGAGCAGTGGATGCGCTTCACCGTCCATCCGTGGCAGAAGAACGACGGCGACGAGATGCGCGTCGAAGCACGCGTCATCGACGAACGAGAGGTCACCAGCTCGTCGGGAACCACGTCGCTGCGACCCGTGGTCGAGACCACGATCGACCTCGACGGCCGCAGCCACGTCGTCGAACTCACGCTCACCCGGCGAGACGACATGGGCTTTCGCATGCTCCTCGGACGCGAGGCACTGCGCGGTCGCTACGTGGTCGACCCCGGGCGCTCGTATCTGACCGGTCGCGCCGACCGGGCCACCCGCCGCAAGAACCGCGAGCGCGCATGA
- a CDS encoding RimK family alpha-L-glutamate ligase, which yields MKLAILSRSPGAYSTHRLKSAALERGHDCKVLNTLRFAIDLSGDEPDLQFRGRQLSDYDAILPRIGASITYFGTAVVRQFEQMDVYTPNTANGIANSRDKLRATQILSRHEIGMPATTFVRDKADVLPAIELVGGAPVVIKLLEGTQGIGVILAPDKKVAEAIIETLQSTKQNVLIQQFIAESRGRDIRALVVGDRVVGAMRRTAQGDEFRSNVHRGGSVEAVELTPEYERTAVRAAQIMGLRVAGVDMLEGADGPLVMEVNSSPGLEGIERATDLDIAGAIIDHIANQVDFPELDVRQRLSVSTGYGVAELLVREGADLVGTTIAESGLRERDITVLTLHRDTDVIPNPKTSRVLEANDRLLCFGKLDEMRDMIPARRKRRAKIRKLPADAIPEATD from the coding sequence ATGAAACTGGCCATCCTCTCCCGCTCGCCCGGCGCGTACAGCACGCACCGACTCAAGTCGGCGGCGCTCGAACGCGGCCACGACTGCAAGGTGCTCAACACGCTGCGCTTTGCGATCGATCTCTCCGGTGACGAGCCCGACCTGCAGTTCCGCGGTCGGCAGCTCTCCGACTACGACGCGATCCTGCCGCGCATCGGCGCGTCGATCACGTACTTCGGAACCGCGGTCGTGCGCCAGTTCGAGCAGATGGACGTGTACACGCCGAACACGGCGAACGGCATCGCCAACTCGCGTGACAAGCTGCGCGCCACGCAGATCCTGAGTCGCCACGAGATCGGCATGCCCGCCACGACCTTCGTGCGCGACAAGGCCGACGTGCTGCCCGCGATCGAGTTGGTCGGCGGCGCACCCGTGGTGATCAAGCTGTTGGAAGGCACGCAAGGAATCGGTGTGATCCTGGCGCCCGACAAGAAAGTCGCCGAGGCGATCATCGAGACGTTGCAGTCGACCAAGCAGAACGTGCTGATCCAGCAGTTCATCGCCGAGAGCCGAGGTCGTGACATCCGCGCGCTCGTCGTCGGCGACCGTGTCGTCGGCGCGATGCGTCGCACCGCGCAGGGCGACGAGTTCCGCTCCAACGTGCACCGCGGCGGCTCGGTCGAAGCGGTCGAGCTCACCCCGGAGTACGAGCGAACCGCGGTGCGCGCGGCGCAGATCATGGGGTTGCGCGTCGCCGGTGTCGACATGCTCGAAGGTGCCGACGGGCCCTTGGTGATGGAGGTCAACTCGTCGCCGGGTCTCGAGGGCATCGAGCGAGCCACCGACCTCGACATCGCCGGCGCGATCATCGACCACATCGCGAACCAGGTCGACTTCCCGGAGCTCGACGTGCGTCAGCGCCTCTCGGTCAGCACGGGCTACGGCGTCGCCGAACTCCTGGTCCGAGAGGGAGCCGACCTGGTCGGCACGACGATCGCCGAATCGGGCTTGCGTGAGCGCGACATCACCGTGCTCACGCTGCATCGCGACACCGACGTCATCCCCAACCCGAAGACGAGTCGAGTGCTCGAGGCGAACGACCGACTGTTGTGCTTCGGCAAGCTCGACGAGATGCGCGACATGATCCCGGCCCGCCGCAAGCGCCGCGCCAAGATCCGCAAGCTTCCCGCCGACGCGATTCCCGAAGCCACCGACTGA
- a CDS encoding cupredoxin domain-containing protein: MRNLGHRLALILLPIAVIGASAGCGGSESGGASGPPRTVSLEAVEYRFQADEAITIRAGDTIEFEVRNGGDLEHQMEVWDANNRVLGMTERIPPGAVRSVTVTFDDAGAYRVVCDIDDHLIQGQQAGFDVFDAND; the protein is encoded by the coding sequence GTGCGCAATCTCGGTCATCGCCTCGCCCTGATCCTGCTCCCGATCGCGGTCATCGGCGCGTCGGCCGGCTGCGGCGGGTCGGAGAGCGGCGGCGCGTCGGGTCCTCCTCGAACGGTGTCGCTGGAAGCCGTCGAATACCGCTTCCAGGCCGACGAGGCCATCACGATCCGCGCTGGCGACACGATCGAGTTCGAGGTCCGCAACGGAGGCGACCTCGAACACCAGATGGAGGTGTGGGACGCGAACAATCGGGTGCTCGGGATGACCGAACGGATCCCGCCCGGAGCGGTCCGATCGGTGACCGTCACCTTCGACGACGCCGGCGCCTACCGGGTCGTCTGCGACATCGACGATCACCTGATCCAGGGTCAACAGGCGGGCTTCGACGTGTTCGACGCCAACGACTGA
- a CDS encoding alkyl/aryl-sulfatase: protein MTDADPTLEPKPASDVTRRRNSAAVIDFDDDTDFAAASRGLIAQHATGRIEKNGRPVWDVAHHDFLRTDDPAPDTSHPGLWRQGKLNAIHGLFEVSDGVWQARGYDISNITFIAADNGWLIIDPLTSEECARECLELANSTLGARPVTAVIYTHSHLDHFGGMLGVTTREAVDNGDVRVIAPEGFMHEAVAENILCGPIMGRRSMYQFGPLLPFGPRGQVDAGLGKTVPMGTSGLVPPTELIHETGTELDVDGVRIVFQNTPDAEAPSEMNFFFPDHRLLCMAENCTHTLHNLYPIRGAQVRDPLSWSKYIHEAMQMWGSHTDTMFASHHWPRFGGDDVRAFLTLQRDVYRWMHDQTLRLANHGYTPDEIAATLTELPEHFTKQSHVQGYYGTVSHNVRSVYNRYLGWYDGNPANLHPHPPVEAAHRYVEMMGGADNVMRGAQRAFDEGDYRWVVEVLKHVIFDDAEHREARRLSADAMEQLGYQSESSTWRNAYLMGAFELRHGTIQLGRGGPPAMLNGMTGEQLVELMGVRFDPSRFPQTAAIVWHITDLGDPAGDGELHRLGVENSTIHHDDLTGHDAGAADVVIEVDRATLVDVVIAPERWSDHVDSGKIAVVAGDGGVAQSFLAALDNFDSANLVEP, encoded by the coding sequence ATGACCGACGCGGACCCCACTCTCGAACCGAAGCCTGCGAGCGATGTCACTCGGCGTCGGAACAGCGCCGCGGTGATCGACTTCGACGACGACACCGACTTCGCCGCCGCCTCGCGCGGCCTGATCGCGCAGCACGCGACGGGCCGCATCGAGAAGAACGGGCGGCCGGTCTGGGACGTCGCTCACCACGACTTCCTGCGCACCGACGACCCGGCGCCCGACACGTCGCACCCCGGGCTCTGGCGCCAGGGCAAACTCAACGCGATCCACGGGCTCTTCGAGGTGTCCGACGGCGTGTGGCAGGCACGCGGGTACGACATCTCCAACATCACGTTCATCGCCGCCGACAACGGGTGGCTCATCATCGACCCGCTCACGTCGGAGGAGTGCGCCCGCGAGTGCCTGGAGCTCGCGAACAGCACACTCGGCGCTCGGCCCGTCACCGCGGTCATCTACACCCACAGCCACCTCGACCACTTCGGTGGCATGTTGGGCGTCACCACTCGCGAGGCCGTCGACAACGGCGATGTTCGGGTGATCGCGCCCGAGGGGTTCATGCACGAAGCGGTGGCCGAGAACATCCTGTGCGGGCCGATCATGGGTCGCCGTTCGATGTACCAGTTCGGACCGCTGCTGCCGTTCGGACCCCGAGGGCAGGTCGACGCCGGGCTCGGCAAGACCGTGCCGATGGGCACCTCCGGGCTGGTGCCCCCGACCGAGCTGATCCACGAGACCGGCACCGAACTCGACGTCGACGGCGTGCGCATCGTCTTCCAGAACACACCCGATGCCGAAGCACCGTCGGAGATGAACTTCTTCTTCCCCGACCATCGACTGCTGTGCATGGCCGAGAACTGCACGCACACGCTGCACAACCTGTACCCGATCCGTGGCGCTCAGGTACGCGACCCGCTGTCGTGGAGCAAGTACATCCACGAGGCGATGCAGATGTGGGGGTCGCACACCGACACGATGTTCGCGAGCCATCACTGGCCACGCTTCGGCGGCGACGACGTTCGCGCGTTCTTGACCCTGCAACGCGACGTGTATCGCTGGATGCACGACCAGACGCTGCGGCTCGCCAACCACGGCTACACACCCGACGAGATCGCTGCCACGCTCACCGAACTGCCCGAGCACTTCACGAAACAGTCGCACGTGCAGGGCTACTACGGCACGGTGTCGCACAACGTCCGCTCGGTCTACAACCGCTACCTCGGCTGGTACGACGGCAACCCGGCCAATCTGCATCCGCATCCGCCGGTCGAAGCCGCTCACCGCTACGTCGAGATGATGGGCGGCGCCGACAACGTGATGCGCGGCGCACAACGAGCGTTCGACGAGGGCGACTACCGCTGGGTCGTCGAGGTGTTGAAGCACGTGATCTTCGACGACGCGGAGCACCGAGAGGCTCGCCGGCTCTCGGCCGACGCCATGGAGCAGCTGGGCTACCAGTCGGAGTCGAGCACGTGGCGCAACGCCTATCTCATGGGCGCCTTCGAGCTCCGACACGGCACGATCCAACTCGGGCGCGGCGGCCCGCCGGCGATGCTCAACGGCATGACGGGCGAACAGCTCGTCGAGCTGATGGGCGTGCGCTTCGACCCGTCCCGGTTCCCGCAGACCGCGGCGATCGTGTGGCACATCACCGACCTCGGCGACCCCGCCGGAGACGGCGAGCTGCACCGACTCGGGGTCGAGAACTCGACGATCCACCACGACGACCTCACCGGCCACGACGCCGGTGCGGCCGATGTGGTCATCGAGGTCGATCGGGCGACGTTGGTCGACGTCGTCATCGCCCCCGAGCGTTGGAGCGATCACGTCGACAGCGGGAAGATCGCAGTGGTCGCGGGCGATGGCGGTGTGGCCCAGTCGTTCCTCGCTGCGCTCGACAACTTCGACAGCGCCAACCTCGTCGAACCCTGA
- a CDS encoding VOC family protein: protein MATKSGSPHFGSDHDGDHPDRTDEWEALRQRYLLPPGDRPASTARGVHHQALISSDVATTIDFYQGLLGFPLTELFENRDYEGSTHFFFDIGNGNALAFFDFPGLGLDEYTEVLGGHHHLAISISRDNWEEAKRKLTDAGVETYEVGGTSIYFAGPDGERLELISDPLGEMYGMTVL from the coding sequence ATGGCAACTAAATCTGGCTCGCCGCACTTCGGTTCCGACCACGACGGAGATCATCCCGATCGCACCGACGAATGGGAAGCGCTGCGCCAGCGATACCTGTTGCCGCCTGGAGATCGGCCCGCGTCCACCGCACGCGGGGTGCATCACCAAGCGCTCATCTCATCCGACGTCGCCACGACGATCGACTTCTACCAGGGGCTCCTGGGCTTCCCGCTCACCGAACTCTTCGAGAATCGCGACTACGAGGGCTCGACGCACTTCTTCTTCGACATCGGCAACGGCAACGCCCTGGCGTTCTTCGACTTCCCGGGGCTCGGTCTCGACGAGTACACCGAGGTGCTCGGTGGGCATCATCACCTCGCCATCTCGATCAGTCGTGACAACTGGGAGGAGGCGAAGCGCAAGCTGACCGATGCCGGCGTGGAGACGTACGAGGTCGGCGGGACGTCGATCTACTTCGCGGGTCCCGACGGAGAACGTCTCGAACTCATCTCCGACCCGCTCGGCGAGATGTACGGCATGACGGTGCTCTGA
- the aroQ gene encoding type II 3-dehydroquinate dehydratase produces MSLEILLLNGPNLNLLGTREPEVYGADTLDDIVSELTSLAADRGRTLRHVQSNVEGELVSALHEARTVAAGVVFNPGAYTHTSIALRDAISAIELPVVETHLSNVHAREEFRHTSMLSAVCLGVIGGFGRDSYRLALDALITHLDA; encoded by the coding sequence ATGTCGCTCGAGATCCTGCTGCTCAACGGGCCGAACCTCAACCTGCTCGGCACGCGTGAGCCCGAGGTCTACGGCGCCGACACCCTCGACGACATCGTCAGCGAGCTCACGTCGCTCGCAGCCGATCGCGGCCGCACCCTGCGACACGTCCAGTCGAACGTCGAAGGCGAACTCGTCTCGGCACTGCACGAGGCGCGCACCGTGGCGGCTGGGGTGGTGTTCAACCCGGGGGCCTACACGCACACCTCGATCGCACTGCGCGACGCGATCTCGGCGATCGAACTCCCGGTGGTCGAGACCCACCTGTCGAACGTCCACGCACGCGAAGAATTTCGCCACACCTCGATGCTGTCGGCGGTGTGTCTCGGAGTGATCGGCGGCTTCGGTCGCGACAGTTACCGACTCGCTCTCGACGCACTCATCACCCACCTCGACGCCTGA